The Lathyrus oleraceus cultivar Zhongwan6 chromosome 5, CAAS_Psat_ZW6_1.0, whole genome shotgun sequence genome includes the window GGTAATTTTCGAGGGTGAAAATCTTCAAAGTGGGAGAGAGTTGTAACGCCTTGACTTAGAAATTTTGTTATTTTTGATTATTTTTGTGTTTTCTATGTGATTTTATTGATGATATCAACTATTTATGATGATTGAGGGTATTTTCATAAGTTTATAATTACTATGGTTGATTGGTTTTGAAAACGGGGAGGgtaaaaatatatatttaattaatttagtattttaaataattatttggatatgtatttaattaatttaaatatttatttaaataattatttaatgtgtgatattattttattattgAAGTTAAATAATTATTTAGTTGTGATATTTAATTTTGTGAATTTGTTTAGTTGTATGAAATAAAGAGACAGATAGAAAGAAAAAAGTGAGAAATTAATAtggtttattattattattattatcatcgttattattattattattattatggtcatcattattattattattattattattattattattattattattatagttattattattattattattattattattattattattattattattattattattattatgggAAGAGAGAGTATGTTGTATCGTAAAAAAAAATACACAGaaaagaaaattggaaaaaaaattgtCATGAACATTGAAAAAATCTGAAGAATTAGGAAAAAAGATTGGGAAAAAAGATCTATTTTGAGGTAAGGGGAAATTTCTTTACTAATGGATGCTTATGGACAGTCACGATAGTGAGAGGTCCTTACCCTCCTATCTTTGCACTTTTACTATACATGATTTCTGGCATTGTTTGTAACCAAAGGGGTTTTGGCCAAAACCTCTGAGGCCACTGATCATATGAATATATTTACATGTGAATTATGCcattttatgatttttgtgaTGAGTGGTTGTATCTATTTGTGTAGATATGTCTATTGTTCTATGTGATCTCTATTTAGCGTATTTTTTTCAAATATTGTAGAGTGTGTGTTgttattattaataaaaaaatgtaaatatctagctatatatatatatatatatatatatatatatatatatatatatatatatatatatatatatatatatatatatatatatatatatatatatatatatatatatatatatatatatatatatatatatatatatatatatatatatatatatatatatatatatatatatatatattcgtAGGTTCATATATTAATTGTATTAATCAAATAAAAAGTAGAGAATTAACGGTGAAAATATATATTAGTTAGATGTTGTTGAatgtgttttaaaatgaatcaTGATTATAATACTGGTATATTTTTATCCCCAGATCGGTAAATTTGTATAATTTGTTTATGAgataacatatatatatatatatatatatatatatatatatatatatatatatatatatatatatatatggttaTGTGCATATTTATATATATGAATAATGTCACTTGATACTTGTATACATATAGGTTTTTTTATAAAGACTCGGTAGTACTTGGTAATATATGTCCTTGTATATGAATGTTGTTTATGTACATATATTAATAATAATGTCAAAATTGCATATTTATTTCTATGCATACATGTTTTTATGATGAGGAATTAACAATCCCACTCAATTCATCTCTTTATAAACACTTGACAATGTTACTTGATATGTTATTAATTCTTTAATTCTATAATTATACTGCTCAAATATTATATTGATTTGTTATTTAATCATGTTGCCCgaaatattatatatatatatatatatatatatatatatatatatatatatatatatatatatatatatatatatatatatatatatatatatatatatatatatatatatatatatatatatatatatatatatatatatatatatatagggcCGTCCCAATTAATTTGGAGGCTTTGTTCTATTTTAAAATTAGATATTTAATAAATGAAAACAcaacaaattaaaaaaatatattttatttaattgtaaataaaattaaatatatagaGACAAAGATGATAAAAAATACTATGTAGAAATTTGATTTATCGAAGTTTAGTTATTTGCGTCTTTCTTCTCTTACCATCTTcgatttataaaaaaaaatgttcataccatttaataaaaaaaaattctttgaACAATTTCTACAATATTAATTAATAATGAAGTGTTTTATTTAATAAACAATCAACAATGTAAAATCATAAATTTTCAAAGTTTCACGACTACTATTTCAAATTTATTAATGTAGCAATTCACAATGATacaaatatataaatattttcaaaattacATCTCAAAAATTTGCATAGATTTATAAAATATATTATGGCAtttttttataaaagtaaaaatataCCTAAAATGTAAGAACAATGAATCAAACTCAGGTTGTATTACTACCAAAATAGTATGGCCACCGCTAGACTACACTACAATAATAGATTAAAATGGaattggtgatatatatatatatatatatattcgtTAGTCTTATATTTATATTGACCCTATCTATCAAATTTTGGACCCTAAAAAGTCGGAGGCCCTGTGCGGTAGTACTCCTCGCACCCCCAAAGGGTcgtctatatatatatatatatatatatatatatatatatatatatatatatatatatatatatatatatatatatatatataatcttgTGGTTACAAAAGATATAAATATTATGCAAAATGATGCAGTCCCAAAATATATGAATatttaatataaattaaataGAATAAAgtaagataataataataataataataataataataatataatagTTTAATATTATTACTTATAATATTTGTAGAGTTTAgtttaaaatatttaattatttagaGTTTTGTAGAGTTATGACTCATAAGTTACCGGTAGAACATTTTAGAGTACCTTTGGATATTCTAGAGTTATTTTTGAGATATAAGAGTTGTTATAGAGTTATTTAGAGTTCCCTTGATAACTCTATTGgattaatataaaaataataattattttgagaaattatataattattggatttaattatataaatatttttttagtTGCTTCAAGAGTTGAACCTATATTTGGAAGTGTTATGTCGTTGATGCGTATGCATAATAATTATTTTGATTTGTGTATGATATTTTGAGTTATGTTCATGCATCATACTAGTATGGAGATTAGGTAGGACTTCGGTCCAATGACGTAGGACCTCAACCCAATGATGTGAGACTTTTGTCTCGAAGTGACGTAGGACTTCGGTCCATTGGTGTTAGGGTTGTTGTCGAGTGATGTGGGATAATATTAGTAAAACACATCAAATACCCAAAAACTTGGTACTGCATGCATTTTGATGAGGTGTTGGTACATTAGCATTGCATTATAATTTTTATGACTCATGTTGTTGTGTGAGAATaatttgaatttttatttttaattatccTTCTATTTATTTTCACCATTAACATTTGTAAGGATTATTCTCACCCTTTTCTGATTTATTTTGTATGTTTCGATACTTGTTGTACAGATAATCAGTAGTAGTGATTGCTTGTAAGTGGAAGATCATTATGCATCTTACCTTTtcatattatatttattttcCCCTGTATTAGAGGGATATTGTTCTGATTACGTAATATCATGGGACATGAATTTGACTTATGATGTTTATTAAACTTTATATGCGTTTTCATTATCTTTGGATAATATAGTGATGTAATAATTTTAATTTCCACTGTGAGTATGACTTTTTATATATGAGCAATATCTAATGTGTTGAAGTAACATCTTGTAGTGTGTTTACTCCTTTATAATTGCGATTTGGGGAATAAAGTATTACATCATAATAAGTTATGAGACACTATAGAGTCAACTCACGTATATGTCCACATAAGACCGCTAACTTGTGTCTGTCATCCTCCGATACTTCTCTAGCACCAAATGACTCTCGTAATCTGCTAGTATGTCATCGGGATGTCTGCAAACGATGTTGTTATGAGAAGACTCGAAGGAGGATTTCATAATGATCTGCACATATCTAAACTGACGCATGCATTGCTCTAGCAGATACCTGCATATCATATTCCTCCCACATTCCAGTCATCCAGAGTATAATGAAATGAGATCTAAGGCAGCAGTGTCCCGGTGAACCGTTTATGGTGTCCAGGCGATGTCATCATGTGCAATCTCGTCAACATACACACTAAACGGTTGCACAACATCACACTCTATGTGCGAGAAATACATGCAAATACGTGGACAATCCTCAGTATATCCTACCACACATTCAAACTCGTGTATGCGATGAAAGTGAGATAGGATACATCCATGGAAATGaataagaaaaataataataataacaagtGTAAAAAAAGCGTTTTTAAAAATATTAGTAATAGTAGCTATGAAAGTTACCATCAGTAGGGTGTAGGAGCCTGTTATTTTCCTTGTCGTCAAAGACAACCTTCGCTTAGCTTGGAGTACAAGTATACCAAACAGGCGCCCCCCAGTTCCACTTGTGAATGGCGGACAAGTCGATGAAGTACTTAACGTATGCCACATCGACGTACGTTGCACTTTTGTCCACAAACATGGACATGCCAACCAAGAATAAGAGGAAACACATCAAAGTACACTCCTGGTAGTAGGTAACCTGTAGATCATCGTCGTCAGCATCATCGGCCAACTCCAAGTTTTCTTCATATAGCTTATTCAAGTTTGAAAATTTGGCATGAGCACTTCTGGCGCTATCACACTGCATCATGGCATCAACCGGATCAATCCCCGAATAAATGACAATCATCTCCTGGACGTCATCACATTTGATACGATACTCGCGGTGTCGCTTACtgtttactatattttattactcgtttttgactCGTGTGCGACAACGGATCAACGGGCAAACCTTAAAACACATAGAGAGATGCAtcttcaaattaaattttgacAAGGTGAAAAACGCTCGACCATTTACGCTTATCTTGTGAGAAAATAGTCCATCCGAAGATGAATCTTCAAAAACTAGAGACATTTTTTACTTTTCATCAAGAGATAGAAAAGACCTATAGAGGTGGAAAAGAAAACCCCCAAAAAACACTAATGATGCCAAACTATTGGATCTGTTGATGCCAAACTATTAGATCTGTTTTTATAACAGTTCAATTTAAAACAAGAGATTAATTGTTGTACATTGTCAATGTAAAAATTTTTACACTACCAATATATCACAACCATCCATTTATATTACTTTTCAAATAgttaaaataaaaatcaaactcACAATATTTATATTCTCTTAAAATCTTCATCATAATAGTTACTAACGTATGTATTATTGATATCTCGATCATCAATAATAATTGACTTCAAGTATTTTTAAAATAATACTCTTATAATATTTAATAAGATCTTGCAATTAGGTTACACTTAATATTTCTTATTATTTGGAATAAAGTTACCCGTATtatattattaaataaattataacAAATGTCATGATTTAAATAATGAAAACTCATAGGCACCTACAACTAACTTTAATCGTATTGATATCCCATCTAAATTCGCATCATGACTTACATACACTTGAGGCATCTCGTGTTTTACTTTGCACATTCTATATGATTTATCTAACAATAGATGCGACACAATTTAAACTCGGTTAAAAATATCAACAAGTCTGAATTTTGAATTAACTTAAAATGGAGAAATAAATGTGAAGAAAGGAAGTGATTATCACGTTTAAGGAAGTGAAAATAATGCATTGTTTGAAAGTCTAGAGGAGAGGAGAAGGAAAAGTTTCGATTTTTTTTTTAACTGCATAAGTAAATGTAACAAGGAACAAAATCCTTATAATAACTTGTAGCAACCAGCCAAACACAATTGTTGCATATACTTTAACAACAACATATCATTCAAAGATAAAGGTATTATAAAAACAACCTATTCGGAAACAAGGATGTAAGTGAGGTTGCAATTTGGACAAAATAAAATGACCAACAAGCACAAATTTTCTCTCATTGAAAGTTATCCAAGTATACCCAGAATGCCAGATGAGGAAAAAACATTGACATGATATGGAAAACAGAGTGAAATGGGCATACTGCAGTTCGGTTTATTTCAGAGAAAAAGGGTCAGCATTCTATGTTATACAGTGGGGCTCAAATAAACGGCTACCTTAGTGAAATCAGTAGCAAAAAACACTATGCAGTTTCCAAATGGAATGTGGCAAGAAGCAGTGTTGAAGAAAAGATATGAACAAATTATGCTTCTATCAATATAGTCTCCTATAGTTTAAAGCCATTGCAAGAAAAAATGGCTGAAGCTTATTATGAATACCAAAATCAAATACAGTATAAAAGGAATCAAATTATTAATGTAAAATTAGTATCATGGTGTGTGTTAGGTTTTAATGGCGCACGAAAAGACCTTAGGTGGTCCAACCAGCATTAATCGGACTTGTGCCTGGAAAGTTGTAGCATTGCTGTTGGAAGGATCTTGTGCTTGAAAGGTGATGTAATACATTCCACCAGCTCTCCAGGTTGTCTTTACAATATCAGCAAGCACAAATTTTGAACCCTAATTATAGTTAAGAATACCCTATTAATGGATGAATGAATAAACATAGTATATCCATAAACATTAGTAGTAGTTTTGAACCTTGTCAAAATTGTAGCTCTCTAAGGCAGCATTGCATAGGGGAATGAGATCGCGGCGGAGATCATCCTCGTCTAAGGGAAGGGGAATTACACCGCCACATATACCTGCAATTTCTGGAGGGGCAATGGCATCGAACAACTGTGTTGTGGAGAGTCAAAACTAAGATAGTGAAACATGAAATTGAAAACAAAATGAGATAGATGCATACACTTACAGTTAGGTTGCGAGAGCGCTCTCTATAGTCATCCATGGCGATTTTAATTTTCTTCTCTCGTTCAATCCATGCCTTATTCTTATACTCAAACCGCCCAGCACCCATCGCAAAAGGTTTAGGGTCATCCTCATACATCCAGAAGTCGCTCGCAACAAGATCTTCAGGCCGTTTCAATTCCCAATCATAAATCACTCGCGGTTCCGATTCCGAGTCTGAATCTGATTCCGATTCCATTTCCCGTTTCTGATTAAGGTTCCAATTTGATCTGTTTCCCTCTATCTTCCAAGCTTTCCGACGAAGGTCAGTTGGCATTGAACAAGTTGGTATGGAGTTCCATCGACATTCGGCCAAAGGGAGGAATAACAAATCAGATATACCTAAACCTAAATCTAAACGAACATCTCTCTTTGGGCCTTTTCTTTATTATAAGTTGAATCTAaggttttttttttaattattaatatcACCCTACTTAAGATGGAAAAAACAActtacaaaaatttaaaaatatttcttaAATTTTGGAGATACATCTTCGGATGAATATTTTATATCATTGAATAATATCTCAAATAAATTACATCccatattttttaaatttttattttggAGATGTATATTCGGACAACCCAAAATATTTATTGATTGTCGAGCATTTCAGTGGCTTTTTCGAA containing:
- the LOC127083246 gene encoding uncharacterized protein LOC127083246 — translated: MPTDLRRKAWKIEGNRSNWNLNQKREMESESDSDSESEPRVIYDWELKRPEDLVASDFWMYEDDPKPFAMGAGRFEYKNKAWIEREKKIKIAMDDYRERSRNLTLFDAIAPPEIAGICGGVIPLPLDEDDLRRDLIPLCNAALESYNFDKGSKFVLADIVKTTWRAGGMYYITFQAQDPSNSNATTFQAQVRLMLVGPPKVFSCAIKT